Proteins encoded in a region of the Lepeophtheirus salmonis chromosome 6, UVic_Lsal_1.4, whole genome shotgun sequence genome:
- the LOC121121136 gene encoding ER membrane protein complex subunit 8, with product MDSLPRLEFSSRAFAKIICHAAKYPSCAINGLLLSSRVGSDPLVVVDAVPLFHDAIGLTPMLEVALAQIESRFGSDKDCIILGVYHANELFSNVQVDVFNQRIADKVSEHCPHPGLLVTVDNTRLSCDMKRGKEALIVRQAESNGKWKLRDDDDNDILLEEGGAECAAHLMSKKAHKNLIDFDNHLDDITKDYVNTSFNDQVEDFMSQIFKDD from the exons ATGGATTCCCTTCCTCGCCTGGAATTTTCATCTCGAGCCTTTGCAAAGATCATTTGTCATGCGGCCAAATACCCGAGTTGCGCCATCAACGGTCTCCTTTTGAGCTCTAGGGTGGGCAGTGATCCCTTAGTAGTCGTAGACGCCGTCCCACTCTTTCATGATGCTATTGGGCTAACCCCCATGTTAGAAGTAGCTCTGGCTCAAATCGAATCACGCTTCGGGTCAGATAAAGACTGCATTATCCTTGGAGTGTATCACGCCAACGAACTCTTTTCCAACGTTCAAGTGGATGTCTTTAACCAGCGCATTGCGGATAAG GTCTCAGAACATTGTCCTCATCCGGGTCTCTTGGTCACAGTGGACAATACACGCCTTAGTTGTGATATGAAGCGCGGAAAGGAGGCGCTGATTGTTCGACAAGCGGAATCAAATGGAAAATGGAAACTACGTGACGATGATGATAATGACATCCTTTTGGAGGAGGGGGGTGCAGAGTGTGCGGCACATCTGATGAGCAAAAAAGCTCACAAAAACTTGATAGATTTTGATAACCATTTAGATGATATTACTAAAGACTATGTCAATACCTCTTTCAATGATCAAGTTGAGGATTTTATGAGTCAGATCTTTAAAGACGAttga
- the Det gene encoding baculoviral IAP repeat-containing protein 5-like: MLDFVFKEKYWSYEDRLKTFKSWPLKNGTKCTPEEMAASGFYFVGNKKEPDLVRCYYCLRELDGWEPTDVPHEEHARKPCPFIELGKTHSEVTVIEGLVLESERRILLLKNKFQSDEDDFLQTAAQLRKEMMDLIENNPNRRSSRARKKKT, encoded by the exons ATGTTAGATTTCGTGTTCAAGGAGAAATACTGGAGCTATGAGGATCGACTCAAGACGTTTAAGAGCTGGCCTTTAAAGAATGGAACAAAGTGTACCCCAGAGGAGATGGCCGCCTCCGGTTTTTATTTTGTGGGCAACAAGAAAGAGCCGGACTTAGTACGATGTTATTATTGCCTTCGAGAATTGGATGGATGGGAGCCAACGGATGTGCCCCACGAAGAACATGCTCGAAAGCCATGCCCCTTTATTGAGTTGGGAAAGACGCATTCAGAGGTTACAGTTATCGAGGGATTAGTACTGGAATCCGAGAGAAGAATATTGCTCCTT aaaaacaaatttcaatctGATGAGGACGACTTCCTACAGACTGCAGCTCAGCTACGCAAGGAGATGATGGACCTTATTGAGAACAATCCGAATAGAAGGTCAAGCAGAGCTcggaagaaaaaaacttaa
- the LOC121121135 gene encoding protein FAN — MDRFSLLLLEPGEIYFEDFAVSLFQSEKHNESGLRGRFKICSKSFLFVPTSDWSLPILKFAFSEIHSIKEWVPKSFRDPLAGQKHVLVLQTSSRVEMLRKNIVAPFEFFSSPSPKSYFFALSYEKIDTFLPFLLQLVRSSTLTPTDQNSMIATIAYSRQRRFPFDTCALEFGMKETILFKTVGNKIRPLVVNPGRIVLTDRILYFQPFNNAETKPVLKIRLDYIQRIFRRRYLLRPLGLEMEYLNEKRKRERMYLTFAQPEDRNKLYHKLIAQEPLKLEDSCEENMTLQWVNGVISNYDYLIYLNSAADRSFNDLTQYPVMPWVLADYKSSELDLSNVETYRDLSKPIGALNEARLEGLKDRASDLPESSRFLYGSHYSTPGFVLYFLVRKIPECMLCFQNGKFDQPDRMFNSVPQTWINVTTHQSDFKELIPEFYNTEGNGDFLLNSKNVDFGTRYTGKRVGNVELPPWASSPKDFIFKLREALESDYVSAHLHEWIDLIFGFKQRGEEAFKANNIFYHLCYEGFVELDSIRDLEQRHSLEIQIGEFGQVPKQIFTSPHPQKKLKSVSSNYPSLAPILSRDNGYKQIIESKLEPKIWKNMSTIMTRVCDYQAHKEALTAVAISIDNLWIFSASHDSMLKMYSLEETHILRSISISNMTLSSCIPLPNNRTVLLGSWDNNICSYSIELGRISDFLSIHSDAISCMDWRSGVLATGSWDSLVKIWHCNEANGYKIGFSDLLAQLDHNSQVTSLHLCPDNSQIVTGTREGGVILWCLRSHSIIQELPSHRRCVNAVRFSPDSTRVISCGSDFYMKVIDLKTGTILFSKDLGEELNCLAWDGQTVLIGGGSGDVSIWDLQKVTFKTRFKAHKGPVKTLCVSSNGDHVVTGGDDRRVIVWKTR, encoded by the exons ATGGACCGATTCTCTCTTCTACTTTTGGAGCCTGGAGAGATTTACTTTGAGGACTTTGCGGTCTCATTGTTCCAATCCGAGAAGCACAATGAGTCCGGACTCCGTGGCCGTTTTAAAATATGCTCCAAAAGCTTTTTGTTCGTTCCAACATCGGATTGGAGTCTTCCCATCCTTAAATTCGCTTTTTCAGAGATACACTCCATTAAAGAATGGGTTCCAAAGAGTTTTCGGGATCCTCTTGCTGGACAAAAGCACGTTCTGGTTCTACAGACTTCCTCTAGAGTGGAAATGCTTCGAAAGAACATTGTGGCTCCCTTTGAATTCTTTAGTTCTCCGTCGCCCAAGTCCTACTTCTTTGCTCTGTCCTATGAAAAAATAGACACTTTCCTGCCATTTCTACTTCAATTGGTGCGATCCTCCACACTCACTCCTACTGACCAAAATAGTATGATTGCCACTATCGCATATTCGCGTCAAAGGCGGTTTCCTTTTGACACTTGTGCCCTTGAATTTGGTATGAAAGAAACTATCCTTTTTAAAACCGTGGGAAACAAGATACGTCCTCTCGTAGTGAATCCAGGAAGGATTGTTCTCACGGATCGAATCCTCTATTTCCAACCTTTTAACAATGCAGAAACGAAACCTGTGCTTAAAATTAGATTAGACTACATACAAAGAATCTTTCGCCGACGCTACCTCCTACGACCATTGGGATTAGAAATGGAGTATTTAAACGAGAAACGTAAAAGAGAGAGGATGTATCTAACCTTTGCTCAACCTGAAGATCGTAACAAGCTCTATCACAAATTAATTGCTCAAGAACCTCTAAAATTGGAGGATTCTTGTGAAGAAAATATGACACTCCAGTGGGTCAACGGTGTCATTTCGAATTATGATTACTTAATCTATCTCAACTCTGCAGCAGATAGAAGCTTCAATGATCTCACTCAATATCCCGTCATGCCATGGGTCCTGGCAGACTACAAGTCATCAGAATTAGACTTATCTAATGTGGAGACGTATAGGGATCTAAGTAAACCCATTGGTGCTTTAAATGAAGCTAGGCTTGAAGGACTAAAAGATAGGGCTTCAGATCTCCCTGAGTCATCACGCTTCCTTTATGGATCCCATTATTCTACTCCAGgctttgttttgtattttttagtgaGGAAGATACCCGAGTGCATGCTTTGCTTCCAGAATGGAAAGTTTGATCAACCAGATCGGATGTTTAATAG TGTTCCCCAGACCTGGATCAATGTGACAACCCATCAGTCCGACTTTAAAGAACTCATACCTGAATTCTACAACACAGAAGGCAATGGggattttttacttaattcaaaaaatgtggattttgGAACACGCTACACGGGTAAAAGGGTGGGGAATGTGGAACTTCCCCCTTGGGCATCTTCACCAAaggatttcatttttaaacttcGTGAAGCTTTAGAATCTGATTATGTATCTGCCCATTTACATGAATGGATTGACCTCATATTTGGATTTAAACAACGAGGCGAGGAAGCATTTAAAgccaataacattttttatcatttatgctACGAGGGATTTGTAGAATTAGATTCAATCAGAGATTTAGAACAGAGACATTCGTTAGAAATACAAATTGGAGAATTTGGACAAGTcccaaaacaaatttttacatCCCCACATcctcaaaagaaattaaaatccGTTTCTTCTAATTACCCTAGTTTAGCTCCCATTTTGTCTCGAGATAACGGATATAAGCAAATAATTGAATCGAAACTTGAGCCAAAGATTTGGAAAAATATGTCTACGATTATGACGAGAGTTTGTGACTATCAG gcTCACAAAGAAGCTCTTACTGCCGTTGCAATCTCAATCGATAATTTGTGGATTTTCTCTGCTTCTCATGATTCCATGTTGAAAATGTATTCCTTAGAAGAGACACATATTTTACGAAGCATTAGTATCAGTAATATGACTCTCTCATCGTGTATACCTCTTCCAAACAATAGAACTGTGCTCCTTGGTTCTTGGGATAACAATATATGTTCTTATAGTATTGAGTTAGGACGTATTTCGGATTTTCTTTCGATTCACAG TGATGCTATTTCTTGCATGGATTGGAGGAGCGGTGTTCTTGCAACAGGATCATGGGATTCGTTAGTAAAAATTTGGCATTGTAATGAAGCTAATGGCTATAAAATCGGATTTTCGGATTTATTGGCACAATTAGATCACAACTCTCAAGTCACAAGCTTACATCTCTGTCCCGACAACTCACAAATCGTAACAGGAACAAGGGAGGGAGGAGTTATCTTGTGGTGTTTACGGAGTCATAGTATAATTCAGGAGCTTCCAAGTCACAGACGATGTGTCAATGCAGTTAGATTTAGTCCCGACAGTACACGGGTTATTTCGTGTGGTTCGGATTTTTACATGAAGGTGATCGATCTAAAAACAGGAACCATTCTCTTTTCAAAAG ATCTTGGTGAGGAATTGAATTGTCTAGCTTGGGATGGACAGACAGTTTTGATCGGAGGAGGTTCTGGAGATGTCAGTATTTGGGATTTACAAAAAGTCACATTTAAAACACGCTTTAAAGCCCATAAAGGGCCTGTCAAAACACTTTGTGTTTCTTCTAATGGAGACCATGTCGTTACAGGTGGAGATGACCGACGCGTCATTGTCTGGAAAACTAGATAA